The segment tgaaatgcttgcTCTAGTAACTTCttaatttttgtgtgtgatACAGGATGGACgtggagaaaggaaagattGAAGATACAGGTGGCAGTGGTGGTTCTTACTCTATTAAAACACAATTTAACTCTGAGGAGCAATGGACAAAAGCACTAAAATTCATGTTAACTAACCTGAAGTGGGGTCTTGCCTGGGTCTCATCCCAATTCTATAACAAGTAACCATGTCAAGAACTTGTGCTGGCAGCTGTAGAGCACCTGCATTTTATTGGGGAAACTCAAATTAAGAAGTCTCTGAATACTATCCAGTACAAAATGTTTACAATACCAAAAATCCACAAGacactttatttaaaaaatacaaaaaacaaacattattaCAAGTAGTATGTAGAAAAGCAATATGTAAAGTTATATAATTGAGCTGAACTGAATTTAAAGAGATCGGCTACTGAATAGACATTGAACTGGTATTTGGGGTGTTTACGGATGTGTATACGAGTTACTGTCAAACTTCAGAATGCCAGCAAGTTTGATACTACTGTTACAGCTTAACAAAACATAGGGGTTagaaaagtgaaatgtttcTAAGGGGGAACAATGTAGAAAAACGCATGGAAGGTCTGTTTGGTCACTGAAGAAGAACtacagcttaaaataaaatattttctaagtcATACTGACATTTCTTTTAGCCATTGAACTTTAGAAGGGTTTGAAACTGTGTAAAATACTGTTAGCTACGATGATATCACCTGTTTGTAATACCTGCTGTAGCCTGTtattgcacagaggtgcactgAGTAACACCAGTAATAAAACACACCGTTCTACCCTGAGAGTGCTCTCATGTAGCACACGCTAGTCACAACACGAGCATCCCTTAGCACttacacagctctgctgaacagGCACCTGCTGCCATGACAACTGCatgcagctttcaaaatagGTGAGAGTGTTTCTTTCTGCAACACTGCTCAGCTAGCTGCCTTGCTAAAGGCAAGAGCAAACAAGCCTCTGACCACTGACAAAGAGGGAGCACAGTGACAAGCGGCCTGGCTGCAGCAAGCTGTCTGAAACAATTAGTTTTTAAacaagcagcaaagagaaagtaCAGTCCAGTCTGTAATAACTGGGGTTGTGAACTTGTAGCAATACAGATTACCGAGCTGAATAGCATTCATGTTCGTGCTTTTTCAAATCAAGACTCCTTAcagttttcaaacaaaacatattCAGTATGTTAAATGTAGCTCTTACAATAAAGCTTTTGGAACGGAAAAAGGTATCGCTAAGCACTGCTTTGTTCCTGTGTACCTCTCTTCACGCCGCTGGTGCATAGCCTGGAAGAATGAGCTTTTCTAATTTAAACATAACATATTAAATATTACAGAACACACGTGATATTTGGaaccaaaagaaaatcaatttggGTGCCCTGTGTAGTATCACGGGAGGTGAAATACTATCAAAAGAATAACTGTTTGCTACTAACAAGCCAATAGATCCAGAGGATAGCTCTATTTAAAAGGCATAATTCTATTCTCTAGAATTTCTCTTCTACCTCCTGTGGTGCTGTTTTGGAGTGGTACCGCCAATGATGTGTTTCAGTACTGCATACGAGAATTCTGAGATACTTTGTGAAGTGATGCCAGTTATGCAGTTTAAATGCTCCACAACCttagggggggaaaaataaattaaaaaaatacttgtttaCAGTGCccaaaatacattaatttaCAGAGCTACTTCTCAGCCCTACCCCAAATCCAGGAAGAAGAATAATGCTCCATAAACTCCATAAATCTACTTTCAGCAATGCTCTGCTTTTTattcagcagcagcctgggcagAAAATTGTTCAGTTGTCAGTGAAACTGACTCACTGAGTTTGAGCTGTGCAAAAGCTGAGGCAGGAGGATAAGCTGATGGTAACACAGCACATGTCTTCCTGCTGAACTGACTTTGTGCTGTCAGACCCATCTTATAAAAGCATGCACACTTCCAGCTAATAAACCAAAGGATGTCACTTTCATCTCACTCCTGGTAGCCTACCAGCCTCTGGCTGTGCTTAAACGTATAAATAACCTTCACTTTCTTCCCCACACATAAAGCTAATTTGTTTGGAAATGACCGTACCTTCTTCCAGTGCTCAGGGTTTAGGATGAAAGCACTCGTGCTGATGATTCCAACCGCCAAGAGCATTAAATCTTCCTTTACCATCAAGAACTTTGCTCTGCACAAGTAAAAACATCTAATGGTGTAAAACGATGCTAGTTTGAGAACAACTGTAATCTTTGTACAGCCTACAGACACTTTAGCTTGTATAGTCACTCAGTCCAAATAAAGCTTGATACTTTTAATGTTAATTAACAGTACCAAAGCTGGATATTTAAGATGAAGTTAAGCACTTCCCTAGCTCGCCTCTAAAGCAAATGTAGTGAAACACATTGCTTTGAACTGGTATATTATGCTTCATTGACAATGTTGAAAGCCCCCCAaattaagatatttaaaaacaatgtcCAAAAAAACAGTATAATGAGAATAACAGTAATATGCTTTTGTAAGGTTTTAATTAAGCCACTTACATCTGCAGTTCACTTGGTGTCAGATTCTCAATGGCAATATTCAGTAACGTGTCATAGATGGTATCTCTTTTAAGATAGAAGAAGTCCAGTAGTTGTACACACATCTGATGCAGTGGTTTTGCAGGAAGTAAGCAGCCATTATGTCCTGATGTAGAGATCATACACAATTACCCAAACATTTGGGATCAAGAAATCCAACTAGAAAGAAGCATTAGTTACTGTGAGTGAAGAATGCAGATATTTTGTGACAACTGCCCCTTGTTTCTGAATGCCACGAGGCCCTCTCAGTCTCAATGTCATTACACTCCTGAAATTCAAAACAGCCTTTTATTGAATGGGACAGGACTGGCTGTCAGACAACACCCTGCAGATTCCACTGTGGACAAGTCCTCATCTGAAAGGTCAACTCTGAGAAGTTTCACATGCCTTCATAGTATGAAAAGATACATAACATGGGACATGTTGTTTCAGATAGCTATACTGCAGGAGCTGTTACTCTTAAAATCCCTCACCATTCTCTCTTAATAATGCTCTTACCTAGAACCTCTAGAAGTAATTCAATGTAAGCCAGCGGAGTCGACACATTGATCTGGAACTGCAGAGTTTCTAAAACAGCAAGCTCTGACTCAAGCAACTCTTGTTTAGTGTATGAGTATTTTAAGGACTGCAGAAATTTTAAAGCTGTGTCACTGTTAACTGcctaagaggggaaaaaaggaaacagaatagGGTACCTGTTAAGAACACACTACAGTGTTCTTATTGCTTCACTCCTCCCATTACATTTAAGCACAAACCATTGTGGTGTTGATACTGCATGCTCCCACAGCTGTCTAACATGCCATTTAAGCTGGCATGAGAAATTTTCCCTTAGGTTCTCTATACCCACACATAGTCCCCAGACAAGCGCTCTGTAGCTCTGTGTTCGGACAGCCACAGGATGGGATTTCCAGCTGTCTGTGCTTTCTTCCTGACCTGTACTGACAACATTTCCTGACACATTTTTACAAGATGAGTTACAATTAATCTGCCTTAATTGCAAGAGACTTAAGGACTCAGAAAATGTATTGCTTAGGGAGGTTATATACTTTTCTACAGtactgaaaatataaaagaaaaaggctcaTATAGCTTACATTATAGTGTAAGGAAAGTTTGCTCGCAAGCTGAATGCACGACACCAGTCGTAGGACAAATGTGTCATAGATCTGTTCTTGCAGAGAGTTCTGGCTTCTGCCTTGTTCATCACTTGTGATATTCTGTTGGGGGGACGTATAAATTTGTTCTATTTGCTTGATCATAAACCTACAAAAAACAGTTCctctaaggaaaaaagaagacaaacagTTCTGTGCATACAGAATATGTGTATAGCTATGGACCTGAATTGATCATtcaaaagagaaggcttcagatacaaatatatatatgtacatacacacatacatatagtTTGAATGACTGGCAGCGTGTGCATGGTGTCAGTCACATTAGAGACAAGAAGAACTCAGTATGTTATTACCTTTCAAGTAGCTCCACTGCTTGATACTTTGCTGGTTGGTCCAGATGCCATTTTTCAGACAGAAGGAATATaaattctggaagaaaagacagaacaaCCCAAAAACACCGAACTGCATCTAACTCCAGCCAGTGGCCATAGAGCGGCTCACTGATGTAGGAGCAAATGGGGACTGTGCGGGACCTCACCCACAGTGCGTGCCTCCCGGAAGCAGCCCGCGGGGTCAGGCAACACGCTGAGGTGCCGCTCGTTCTCCATGGCCAGGTGGATCAGCGTGTCCTCGATGATCTCAGGGGCAACATCACCGAACAGCGGGTCCGGGCTGCAGAACCTGGATGCTGCCGGCACCCGGGACACCATTGAGCACTTCACGTCTGGAACAGGGCGGGCCGCTACCGGCAGTAACTTCACAACTACCAACGCCAAAAGACTCAAACCAGCGGGCAGGGGCTGCACTTACGGACCGGGGAGACCCACCCCTTCCTCCGCACAGAGACACGGGGCCGCGCAGCCGCAACCCGACGGGCAGAGCGCGTCCGTCCCGGCGCCACGTGCGGCTCCCACCTGCGGGAACGTCCCCACAGACCCTCCCACGGCTCCCCGCGTTCCGGCGCCAGCCAATCACTCGACGCCCCTCCTCAGGCCGCTGCCGTCCCGCGCTCCTTTCCGATTGGCCCGCTTTCCGGACGGATGTGGCGTCACCGCGCAGCCGGATGTAACGGTAAGAAAGATGGCGGCGCCGAGGGAGCCGGTCGGGGAGGCGGCGTTTGCGCGGCGCATCGACCCGGAGCGGGAGCCGGGGCTGAGCCCCGAGCAGCGCCGCTTCATGGCGCAGGCGGAACTCGTCCAGAGACAGCGCGCCTGGCAGCGACAGCTCCGCAGCCGCAACGTGTTGCTGGCGCTCGGCATCGGCGCGGTCACCGCGGGCATCTGTATCCTGCAGGCGGGGGGGCGGGCCGCGTGGGCCGCGGGGCGCCGCTGTGTTCCTTAACCGGCCCGCAGACGGGTTCACCTTCCGCTCCGTGTCCCAGGAGCCGCTGCTGGACGAGCTGGAGCGGGAGGCGGAGGCGGCGCGGGAACGGGCCGAGGAGCGGCGGAGGAGCGCAGCCAGCTGAGAGCGGCCACGGCCGCCAGGAGCCCGCGGGGCGGCCGAGAACCGCGCGGGGCCGCGTGGCGCTGCGGCTCGTGGCGGTGCCGGGgctccctgcaggcagagaCGCTCCGCCCGGGGTCGCTCGCAGCGCGGTCCGGGCTGGGACGTGCGCTCAGCGGGGTCGGGACCTGCCGCCCTTCCACAATAAACGTGTCTAGAGCCCGAGTCGGTGCGTGCTGCTGCATCACGTGGTGACCAGAACCCGGCGGGGGGCTCAGAGCCCCGGGACACTTGCAGATATAGGGGaggttttccattttgttttatcACCGACTCACACGTGAACCCTGATGcacagacacagacacagaCGGGCTCAGTATTCAAtctgtatttatgaaaacatttttaggcATCAGTTTGTAACAAAGCGCACCCACCAGCACAGGGGGGGCTGAGGGTGGCGTCGTCCTGCTTTGGAGCCAGCTTTGGtcctggctgcagagcagcttatGAGAGGAAAGTGGCACTTTGAGCCATGGACGGCGGCTGGaggtgaagctgtgaggtgggCCTGGGATGTGGGCAGGGACTGAAGCAGGACAGTGCGGTGGTAAGGGCGAATGGGATGCAGGGGGTGTTTGGTTCTGATCTGGGAGCCAGGAGTAAAGTGCAGCAGGGTGATCCTATGAGCACTGTCAGCACTCGTCCATCCTGCTTCTGGGGCCGAGCtcaagcagctctgtgctgctgggatgaTACAGAACTGGGACACGTGCAGGCAAGAGCATGTGGGACAGGTGTGCAGACAGGCCTTCCCTCTGtggtgcagaagcagcaggtgCCAGCAGCGTAGAGTTTTAATAGGGTGCAGAAACGCGAAGGGCCAGGCTTCCCCAGGTGGGCGCCCACCATCCTTCCAGATAGAGCAGAGGCTCTCACCCCCTgcggggctgcaggcacacGATTGAGGTAGGTCAAGAAGTAACTCCTGGCCAGCTGGCTACTGTGGGAGAGAGGTGCTGATGAGCTGGGTTGTGCTGGGAGTGCCACAGGGTGTTACCAACCCGCTGCCCCTTACCATCCAGCTGAAATCATCTGCAAAAGTCACGCCCTTGCTCAGCCGCTGCTCCTGGGAGCCCGTGCTGCTGCCACTCAGCGAGTTCCGGCGCATGATTCCTGCTGGGACAGTTCAGTCCTGAGAGGGTGCACTGAGCTGTGCCTCACACGAGCTCAGCCCTGGGAGCCCCATCCCCGCTGGGAGCTGCAGGTAGCACTGGGGCTGGTACCTGGGGGCTGCACCAACTCCAGGCGCTGCAGGCTGTTGCGGCGGGAGGGGTTGAAACTGCCCTTGGAAAGGCGGCGCTGGCGGCTGGAGAGCATGGCAGCAGGGGAGACGATGCCCAGCGGGGGCTGCTTCCCCATCCGCAGGTACAGCTCCTCAATCTCTTTCTTTTgggtgctctgcagcagctgcacttcAGCCAAGTGCCTTGGGAAGAGAATGGGAGCTGAGTCCAGCGTATATGCGGTGCCCTGGAAAAGGACATCATCCTTCTGCCTGGGCAAGGATCCTTCGTGGGCACAGCCCCCCACCCCTGCTGGGCACAGAAAGCCACGAGCTCGCTATGGGGCTGCTCACTTTTGACGCAGGGTCTGCAGCTCCTCCCAGATCTCCTCATCCTCACTCTCGGTGTCATCGCTGCTCACGTAGGACAAGCCGCGGGAGTAGCTCAGCCACACCTGGCTCAGCACTGTCTGCGGAGCGCTCTCCTCCCCAGGGCCCTCCCGGTCACTCTCTGCCGGCACCGCTGTCCCCTCCTCAGCCTCAGGGTTCTGCTCTGCCATCTCCTGTTCTGACTCGGAGTTGTTGCTagtgctgctccctgtgccagaggtggtgggcagcagggagctgccgACCACCAACTCTGTGCCATGCtgcttgcttttgctgctgcccagcaccgGGGGTGTGACAGCTGGCTCCTCGGATGGCGTCACCTGGAAGCGGCCCAGGATCTGGGGCTTGGCTTCTGGGGGAAATCCACGGGGCCTGGGGTGAGTGGGATGCTAGGGATGCTGCTGAGCCCCTGTGCGTACGGTCCTTTCCTACCTCACCTTCATTGATGGGTGACAGCTGGGCCTTGGTCACACTGGGTGCTGGCGACTCCGAGATGATAAGTGGGTGGCTGGGCTTCAGAGGGACAAGCGGCACCTGCAGGCACCCACATGCTGTGACCACACCACCACAAAACCTCTGCTTttgctcccacagctgcaaCCTTTGGCCTGCTCAGCCCTCCCACATCCTCAGGACTGTCTCTGCTGGAGCATCCCcgtgctgcagggctctgcGTCCCATCACCCACCCAGCCCACAAGCATTGAGACCCACGTCAAACAGCTCCGCAGAGCCCCACACTCACTGTGCTGCCCTCGGGGCTCTCTGGCACGACTGAGCTTGGCATCGTCAAGGGACTCCCCGTGGAGCACAGAGgaactgctgctggaggagagaaTGGCACGGGCCCCCCCACCGCAGGGACATCAGCCCCCGGAGGCCCGCTGCAAGACAGGGAGGGTTTTGCCATACTGGCAGGGTCAGGGTAAACAAAGCGTGGGGGCCCAAGGATGAGATTCTGTGGCCGAGGCAGCGGTGGAGGGTAGAGGTGCCCACCTGAGCTGGCAATGGAGGAGACAGCAGGCAGTAGCGTGTGTGCCACGCTCATCACTGCCAGGGAAAAGACGTTGGCGAGGGACAGGAGGGGAGTGGTCGGGGACCAGGGTGTGCTGGTCACAGGGGGGCTCACGGGACTGCTGGGCCCACTGGGGATGGGGGATAAGGGGACCGGCAGGGCAGGGGGAACAGACATCCCTGGGGAGCCTGGGGCTGACTGTAGGAGCACCGGCGGTGCTGTCATCCAGGATGGAGCTGATGAGATGAGGGGCCAGGGCTGCGCTGAGCCTGCAGGAAAGAGAAGCAtcaggagcagggagcagccccaAGCACTGTGCCACTGCAAGTCTGGCAaaggtgctgcagctggcagggcTATGGCTGGGAGCTCTGGGTAGAGAAAGAGCTGAGTGTCACCCTGCCAGGCCTGGTACCTGTGGGGGAGCCTAGCAgtggctctgcagggctggagagATCATTCTCCAATGGGGAGCTGCTCGGTACTGGCAGGACGGGTGATTGGAGCCAGGTGCTGGGGCTGGTGCAGCCCAGGTCTGCAGCACAAAAGCACATTTAGGCGTCTAGGACAGACCTCCCAGAACCCTCCTGGCTCAGCCAGGGGTGCAGGAAAAGCTCACACAAAGGTGAGGATGTACCACtgagtgaggaggaggagacaGACTGCgagagctcctgcagctgcagctctgcctgctggggaAAGAGAAGCTGAGCtcagcactggaacaagctgaaCCAAATCAAGACCAgtccccaacccatccccactgcaaGAGGGGAcaagagccccagctctgccatgcAGACAGCACCACGACCCGGAGCTGCAGGGCTcctcctgctggggctggattCACGTGCGGGGTCCCAGCGCAGGGGGCCGGGGCCAGGCACTCACGGGACGGCTGGTGACACGCTCAGCCTCGGGGCTCTCGGGCAGCTCGGGCTGGCTCTGCCCATCCTTGCGCAGCAGAGTCTCCACGCGATGGATGATGTCCTGAATGCGGTGGATGAAGCTGTCCTGCTCCGACTTGAGGATGAACTCATTGTGGACCTGGTGGGGCAGTGCGGTGATGCTCAGTGCCGTGGCTGCCCTCTCCCCGCTCTTATTCAAGTCTACACTCACCATGACAGCTGCGATTTCCTCTGGGTTGTCCCCATCCAGGTCGAACTTGAATGTCACCATCTTGTTGTTGTAGGTCTGCAGCTGGCACTCCACCACCCGATCGTTCTTGTCAGAGATCTGCATGCAGCATGAAGGGCTCAGCAGAGGCAGCGGGGACGCATTTACCCTGACACCATGGTACTCACATTGGTGATGCGCAGCCGGGACCGGGCTCGGCGCCGCTGCAGCCTCCCCACTGCCCTCTTGGCTGGCAGCTTGGTGCTCTGCTCGCCAGCAGAGAGCCCCTCGCAGCCGTCGCTCATGCCCGATGCCACGTCCGAGGCATAGCTGCAGGATGCCCCGGTACGTGAGTGTGGCTGTTCCCAACTGCAGCCCCCTTCCTaggcagctccagcccaggATCCCAGTGCTTACCTGTccactggagaagagaagccaCTGGCTGTGGGCAGGCGCTCAGTGGGTAGCTGCACTGCGATGCTCTGTGGGGAGGGGATGCTGTGAGCCAGAGCCATCACCGCTGCCACCCTGACCCTTCCAGCCTTATGGGCTCACCGTGGGGAAGCAACGTGTGGGGCGGATGGGTGGGGGGCTAGTGGGAGTCCCCATTGAAGCACTGTGATGAGACACATCTGGGGAGTCGAGGAAGCCAGAGGAGCTCAAGTAGCCATCTGTTTCACAGTCGGCTGCAAACAAGCACATACGTGAGCATGGCCAGACCTGGAGGCCCCTCttcccagctctcagctcccCTTTAGTGAACAGCCTTGGGGTGGGATGCACAGGTGTGGCTAGAGGAGCGGGAGAGCCCCATGCCCACTTCTCTGTGCCTACATACAAGTGGCCGAAGAGTAGCTCGTGTGCCGGTACACGAAGTGCTGGTCAGCCTCAGGTTCCTCAGGCTCTGGTGGGAAGGTGCTGCTGAAAACAGAGTCCCTGGAGCCAGTGGTGGCCGGGGCAGGTGCAGGGACACCCGGTGCCAGTGGGGACTTGAAGTCCTCCAACAGCTTCAAGACACCTGGCGCCTGCCCCAGCTCAGCCTGTGGCAACACATCCTGAGCACGCTTCAGTTTCTCCCGCTTGCGCTTGATGGCGACCACGCGGTCCCGCACCGCCTTCGCCACCAGCTTGTAGTCAGCCTCGCAGACAAAGCCCAGGACCACCTGCACGGGAGTGGAGCGGTATCAACCCGCAGGGACCCCCACGGTGTCCCACCCCCTCTGCCTCACAGCACCCACCATTTCCTGGGCCACCTCCTCTGCCACATCCTTGTAGAGCTCGAAGAGAAACTCGATGGCGTTGTTGTCCTTGTACTTGCCATGCAGCTTCTTTGTGTCATCCATCCGCAGCCACAGCTTGAGCCCTGACTTGATGCCATCATCTTCCTCAGCCAGCTCCACATGCACCCCCGTGTCCTCCTGGAAGAAGGAGTGCTCCAGCAGGTCCTGGATGGTATATCTGGGGGAAAACGCTGCTCAGTGTGAGGACACAGCCCATTGCTCTGGGTGGCAGCGAGGGACAGGGCAGAGGGACCATGTGTGGGTGCACTCAGGGGTGCAGACACTCAAGGCAGGGCTCTGCGGCACCGTGTCCTCTCCCGGTCTCTCCCACCTTTCATCCTTATCCATGCGAATGCAGCCCTCAATGATCTCCTTCAGCTCAGGCACCTTCACTTTGTAGAAGCTGCTGGGCTTCAGGCCCTGCGCAGAAGCAGACAGCACCCATCAGGAAGCTGCAGGGTGCCCTGCTGACCCGAAGACAGTGCCCTGCGGGGCCAGACCCTGCTCGGCACCTGGATCCAGCACAAGGCTCCAGCCCAGAAGGCAGGAGCTGTCTGGGTCCAGCCGGGGCAGCCACGATGCCCTGGGGACAGAACAGCCAAGCAGCTCCGTTCCACCCTATGAGTGCACGGGGTGAGGCACACGGTCATCCCTACCCTCTGCTGGCCCTGGCAAAGCTCATGGAGCTGAGCACCTTCTCACCTCCCAGTCTAATTTTAGCTTCTTGCATAACCTGCTGAGTGGAATACTTCTGGAGCAGCGAggtccagcagctcccaccacaCTGCCCCTTCCTCCAGCCCTGAGGCACTCACTGAGGTGACCTTGCGATAGATCTGGGCAGCGTTCTGGCACTCTGAGTAGGGGTATTCTGAGGTGGCCATCTCCAGCATGCACATCCCGAAGGCGTACACGTCCACTGCTTCATCGTACTTCTCCTCATACATCTCTGGGGCCATGAATTCAGGGGTTCCTGGGGGCACACAGCACGGCTCAATGATGCGCCTGCCCCCACACGCACCTCCACGTCCCCCATGACCCCATCCCACCTATCACACTCTTGGCAAAGGAGGCACGTTTGAGCGTGGCCAGCCCCAGGTCCCCGATCTTGACAGAGCCGGTGGGGCCGGTGATGAAGATGTTGTCACACTTGAGGTCACGGTGGATGATGGGGGGCGAGCGAGTGTGTAGGAAGTGCAGCCCTTTGAGGATCTGGCGGCTCCAGCGCTGCAGTACTTTCAGCTTCATCTCCTTGAACCGCTTCAGGTAGCTGCGAGGGGACAGGGCTGGCACCACAGCACCCCACGGACACTGACACAACCCCGTTCCCCACATCTGACCACGATCCCACCGCCACCACTGAGCTGCAAAGAGCTCCCtgtgccccctccccagccaagctctgcagaggcagcacagaAAATGCAGCTAAATCCAAGCCAAGCTGCCAGTGCCAGGAGTGCAGTGGGAGCCAAGGGTGAACGCTGCCCTGTGACGCCCTGGGGCCCCCCAGCCCATGTGCTGGCTATCACTCCACAGCAGAGCCCTCCCTcacctcttcttccccccacaCTCTGACCCAGCAGCCCCCACTCACGTCTTAAGAGTGCCAGACGTCATTAACTCAGTGACCAGCACAATGCAGATCTGCCCTTTGACGGATGACTTCCAGGAGTCGTAGAAGCGAACGATGttgggatgctgcagccccTTCAGCATCTCCACCTCCTCACTGAAGCGCTGCCGCTCTGTCTTAGACAGCTTCCGTGTCTGCAGGGGCAGCAGGGAGTGAGGGGTACGTGTGGGGGTACGTGTGGAGCTCTCACATCCCACCCCCCCGGCACTCAGCCTCATGCATGGCTCTGACAGAGCTGCTTGCCTCATCCATCAGGCTGGGCAGGGATGGCTGAAGATCCCCCTGTGCTGAAACCCACCCTGCACGTGTGAAACCCACCCTGAGCCGGCTGCCCAGCCCCATAGCCGATGCTCGGTGCCCACCACCAGAACGAGCATTGCTAGCCCCACACTTCTAAGTGCTCAACCTGCTGTTCTGCCTCGTGCAGACCTGTCTGCCCCTGTCCTGGGCAGCTCCTGCCCTCCGCCGCTGCACAGCAGGCACCAGGCACCTTCATGGCAGGGAGCCGGCCTGCCTCAATGAGGCCTTTGTTGGGGAAAGCAGGCGTGGGAGGCTCCAGCCCAGGTTTTTCCATGTTCCTCCAGCTAGAGTTAATTAAAGTAGAAGCCAAAGAGAGCTGACACAGGCACTGAgcggggctgcagggaggatgCAGACCCTATAGGGCCCTCTACAGCAGAACATGGGGATGCAGAAGGAGCATGAACCTGCCCCACACCCCGCAGCACAGCCCTGGTACAATGACCCTTACtctgcacagagccaaagggacgagggagcacagagctcaggaGCTGGCACAGAGTCCCAAGAGCCCAggtggcagcagtgccagcggCATTTGCGAGGTGCCCCCattgctgggtgctgcctgtCCCATGCACAGCTCCTTGGCTGCCAGCCGCCATCCAGCAGcttttgtaatattttcattGCATCATAACTGGCCCCGCggctgggctggagctgctccataATCCCCTCTCCTTCCTTAATACATGCTCAGGGACCCAGCTCAGCCCAGAGGAGAACTTGAGCCTTGCTGCAGTGGATGAATGGGATCTTTCATAGCCAGAGAGGAAAACAGCGCCCCAAGGCCCCTGAGCCGCCCAGCACACACCCTGCCCCCCCAGCCCACCACCACCTACTGCAGAGCTTCAAGGAGCTCAGAGGCTTGGCTGCACCCCATGGAGCCACAGGGCAACAGGCAGCTGTGCAGGCTGTGGCCAGGGCTCAAGGACTGTCACTGTGGCTCCCTACGTTCAATGAGGGGGGACCAGGGTGGCATGTGGACGTGTCCCCCAGGGAGCCTGAAGCAAAGCTAAAGGGAGCCCCACTCTTCCCTCAAGCCTGTGATGGATTCATCCCCGGCATCATTCCAAAGAGGGAGACAGGCACCTCAAGGGCTCTGCCCTGCCATGCAGGGTGAGTGGTACCCAGCATGACCCCAGTCCCACTGGAGACACTCAGACTGGGATCgcagtgcagggcagcacacAACGTACAGCtggggctgccagcagagctgcctgcccaGGACATGGTGTCTTTTCCTAGCAGACACCTtctggggaggaagaggaggacgCTGGGGATGGCAGCGCAGCGCTGGGGAAATAGTCCAGCCTCATCCTAGGGCCAGGAGATGGCTGCTAGTGTGCCCAGCAGGGcccact is part of the Excalfactoria chinensis isolate bCotChi1 chromosome 24, bCotChi1.hap2, whole genome shotgun sequence genome and harbors:
- the WNK4 gene encoding serine/threonine-protein kinase WNK4 isoform X3; its protein translation is MLTVEPVAAGTMSQPEAERAGGGSPVEPGLPGRAPHRNRSRRPSGRDSRRASSRFNRRSSVELELLGYPGPSAGSPPPSDAATHREPEETESEEVETRAVATSPDGRFLKFDIEIGRGSFKTVYKGLDTETTVEVAWCELQTRKLSKTERQRFSEEVEMLKGLQHPNIVRFYDSWKSSVKGQICIVLVTELMTSGTLKTYLKRFKEMKLKVLQRWSRQILKGLHFLHTRSPPIIHRDLKCDNIFITGPTGSVKIGDLGLATLKRASFAKSVIGTPEFMAPEMYEEKYDEAVDVYAFGMCMLEMATSEYPYSECQNAAQIYRKVTSGLKPSSFYKVKVPELKEIIEGCIRMDKDERYTIQDLLEHSFFQEDTGVHVELAEEDDGIKSGLKLWLRMDDTKKLHGKYKDNNAIEFLFELYKDVAEEVAQEMVVLGFVCEADYKLVAKAVRDRVVAIKRKREKLKRAQDVLPQAELGQAPGVLKLLEDFKSPLAPGVPAPAPATTGSRDSVFSSTFPPEPEEPEADQHFVYRHTSYSSATSDCETDGYLSSSGFLDSPDVSHHSASMGTPTSPPPIRPTRCFPTSIAVQLPTERLPTASGFSSPVDSYASDVASGMSDGCEGLSAGEQSTKLPAKRAVGRLQRRRARSRLRITNISDKNDRVVECQLQTYNNKMVTFKFDLDGDNPEEIAAVMVHNEFILKSEQDSFIHRIQDIIHRVETLLRKDGQSQPELPESPEAERVTSRPQAELQLQELSQSVSSSSLSDLGCTSPSTWLQSPVLPVPSSSPLENDLSSPAEPLLGSPTGSAQPWPLISSAPSWMTAPPVLLQSAPGSPGMSVPPALPVPLSPIPSGPSSPVSPPVTSTPWSPTTPLLSLANVFSLAVMSVAHTLLPAVSSIASSGGHLYPPPLPRPQNLILGPPRFVYPDPASMAKPSLSCSGPPGADVPAVGGPVPFSPPAAVPLCSTGSPLTMPSSVVPESPEGSTVPLVPLKPSHPLIISESPAPSVTKAQLSPINEEAKPQILGRFQVTPSEEPAVTPPVLGSSKSKQHGTELVVGSSLLPTTSGTGSSTSNNSESEQEMAEQNPEAEEGTAVPAESDREGPGEESAPQTVLSQVWLSYSRGLSYVSSDDTESEDEEIWEELQTLRQKHLAEVQLLQSTQKKEIEELYLRMGKQPPLGIVSPAAMLSSRQRRLSKGSFNPSRRNSLQRLELVQPPGIMRRNSLSGSSTGSQEQRLSKGVTFADDFSWM
- the WNK4 gene encoding serine/threonine-protein kinase WNK4 isoform X4, whose amino-acid sequence is MLTVEPVAAGTMSQPEAERAGGGSPVEPGLPGRAPHRNRSRRPSGRDSRRASSRFNRRSSVELELLGYPGPSAGSPPPSDAATHREPEETESEEVETRAVATSPDGRFLKFDIEIGRGSFKTVYKGLDTETTVEVAWCELQTRKLSKTERQRFSEEVEMLKGLQHPNIVRFYDSWKSSVKGQICIVLVTELMTSGTLKTYLKRFKEMKLKVLQRWSRQILKGLHFLHTRSPPIIHRDLKCDNIFITGPTGSVKIGDLGLATLKRASFAKSVIGTPEFMAPEMYEEKYDEAVDVYAFGMCMLEMATSEYPYSECQNAAQIYRKVTSGLKPSSFYKVKVPELKEIIEGCIRMDKDERYTIQDLLEHSFFQEDTGVHVELAEEDDGIKSGLKLWLRMDDTKKLHGKYKDNNAIEFLFELYKDVAEEVAQEMVVLGFVCEADYKLVAKAVRDRVVAIKRKREKLKRAQDVLPQAELGQAPGVLKLLEDFKSPLAPGVPAPAPATTGSRDSVFSSTFPPEPEEPEADQHFVYRHTSYSSATSDCETDGYLSSSGFLDSPDVSHHSASMGTPTSPPPIRPTRCFPTSIAVQLPTERLPTASGFSSPVDSYASDVASGMSDGCEGLSAGEQSTKLPAKRAVGRLQRRRARSRLRITNISDKNDRVVECQLQTYNNKMVTFKFDLDGDNPEEIAAVMVHNEFILKSEQDSFIHRIQDIIHRVETLLRKDGQSQPELPESPEAERVTSRPQAELQLQELSQSVSSSSLSDLGCTSPSTWLQSPVLPVPSSSPLENDLSSPAEPLLGSPTGSAQPWPLISSAPSWMTAPPVLLQSAPGSPGMSVPPALPVPLSPIPSGPSSPVSPPVTSTPWSPTTPLLSLANVFSLAVMSVAHTLLPAVSSIASSGGHLYPPPLPRPQNLILGPPRFVYPDPASMAKPSLSCSGPPGADVPAVGGPVPFSPPAAVPLCSTGSPLTMPSSVVPESPEGSTVPLVPLKPSHPLIISESPAPSVTKAQLSPINEGEKPSPRSWAASR